From Pseudomonas hefeiensis, one genomic window encodes:
- a CDS encoding PepSY-associated TM helix domain-containing protein, whose product MSKKSRSKLWFLVHSWLALPIWFFVLIVCVTGTLAVVSQEIVWLVNPEMRASKPSDDATLLSYDQVVAAIKQAQPQTQVQSIVRPDESHFALEVGVTYPDGRPDKIYVNPYSGIVQGSAPTFNFRGFTRALHGWWLVPFTNGFSWGWYLVSLLGLPLLASLVTGLVVYKRFWKGFFRPTLRIRHGARIFWGDFHRLSGIWSIWFIAVISITGTWFLIQALLSDNQISISSAPVIPVVSRESVPLSAEGVAPPQLNLDRAIEIAQQRIPGLETSFVSLPGNAYSHLEIGGRGWYPLMFQTATINPYNGEVAASRLLSDRTALEFVTESMRPLHTGDFGGLWIKLIWFFFGLIMSMMVLSGLLIWTKRTALATANAFKRSQKPSRKAQPAPLLQPSIHRESAEGNL is encoded by the coding sequence ATGTCGAAGAAATCCCGCTCCAAACTCTGGTTCCTGGTTCATAGTTGGCTGGCACTGCCCATCTGGTTTTTCGTACTCATCGTTTGCGTCACCGGCACGCTGGCGGTGGTCAGCCAGGAAATCGTCTGGCTGGTCAATCCCGAGATGCGCGCCAGCAAACCCTCGGACGACGCAACGCTGCTCAGCTACGATCAGGTCGTCGCCGCCATCAAGCAAGCCCAGCCGCAAACTCAAGTGCAGAGCATCGTGCGCCCGGATGAGTCGCATTTTGCCCTGGAGGTCGGCGTGACCTACCCCGACGGGCGCCCCGACAAGATCTACGTCAACCCTTACAGCGGCATCGTCCAGGGCTCGGCGCCGACGTTCAATTTCAGAGGCTTTACCCGTGCCCTGCATGGCTGGTGGCTGGTACCGTTCACCAACGGTTTCAGTTGGGGCTGGTACCTGGTGTCACTCCTCGGCCTGCCGCTGCTGGCATCCCTGGTGACCGGGCTGGTGGTCTACAAGCGTTTCTGGAAGGGGTTTTTCCGTCCGACCCTGCGGATCCGCCACGGCGCACGCATTTTCTGGGGGGATTTCCATAGGCTCAGCGGTATCTGGTCGATCTGGTTCATCGCGGTCATTTCCATTACCGGCACTTGGTTCCTGATCCAGGCGCTACTGTCGGACAACCAGATTTCCATTTCCAGCGCACCGGTCATCCCGGTGGTGTCGCGTGAAAGTGTTCCGCTGTCAGCCGAAGGGGTTGCGCCGCCGCAACTGAACCTGGACCGTGCGATTGAAATCGCCCAGCAACGCATCCCTGGCCTGGAAACGAGCTTCGTCAGCCTGCCCGGCAACGCCTATAGCCATCTGGAAATCGGTGGACGCGGTTGGTATCCACTGATGTTCCAGACCGCCACCATCAATCCCTATAACGGTGAGGTCGCCGCCTCGCGACTGCTGTCGGACCGCACAGCGCTGGAGTTCGTCACCGAATCCATGCGCCCGTTGCACACTGGGGACTTCGGCGGCCTCTGGATCAAGCTCATCTGGTTCTTCTTCGGTTTGATCATGAGCATGATGGTCCTCAGCGGGCTGCTGATCTGGACCAAACGCACCGCCCTGGCCACCGCAAATGCCTTCAAGCGCAGCCAAAAACCTTCCCGGAAAGCCCAACCTGCGCCGTTATTGCAGCCGTCCATCCACCGTGAATCAGCGGAGGGCAACCTGTGA
- a CDS encoding VOC family protein — MGVKAIPEGFHSITPYLGIQKAAEAIEFYKKAFNATEVMRLAMPDGGVGHAELRIGDCPIMLGTPCDQGPLRNPEQSVPVGLHLYVEDVDNAFAQAIAAGGTVISEVKDQFYGDRSGTLKDPYGHVWFLATHKEDLTQEQIEQRAREMFQQQG; from the coding sequence ATGGGTGTCAAAGCCATTCCTGAAGGTTTCCACAGCATCACGCCCTACCTGGGCATTCAAAAAGCCGCTGAAGCCATCGAGTTCTACAAAAAAGCCTTCAATGCCACCGAGGTCATGCGCCTGGCCATGCCGGACGGCGGCGTCGGTCATGCCGAGCTGCGGATCGGCGACTGCCCCATCATGCTCGGCACGCCTTGTGATCAAGGGCCGTTGCGTAACCCCGAACAATCGGTGCCGGTAGGCCTGCATCTCTATGTCGAAGATGTGGACAATGCGTTCGCCCAAGCGATTGCCGCCGGTGGCACGGTGATATCCGAGGTCAAGGATCAGTTCTATGGTGATCGCAGCGGCACCTTGAAAGACCCCTATGGGCATGTGTGGTTTCTGGCGACGCACAAGGAGGATCTGACGCAGGAACAGATTGAACAGCGGGCCAGGGAGATGTTTCAACAGCAGGGCTGA
- the soxR gene encoding redox-sensitive transcriptional activator SoxR: MTQINVHQELTVGQVAARSGVAVTALHFYESKGLIKSSRNQGNQRRYPREVLRRVALIKVAQGLGIPLAEIGSALKTLPDDRAPTASDWKILSAQWSRELDQRINQLIALRDRLNGCIGCGCLSMEGCPLRNQGDVLGKRGPGAHLLDAP, from the coding sequence ATGACACAGATAAACGTCCACCAGGAACTCACCGTCGGCCAAGTGGCCGCCCGCAGTGGCGTGGCCGTCACTGCCCTGCACTTCTATGAATCCAAAGGGCTGATCAAAAGCAGCCGTAACCAGGGCAACCAACGCCGCTATCCTCGGGAAGTGTTGCGGCGTGTGGCACTGATCAAGGTCGCCCAAGGCTTGGGCATTCCGTTGGCCGAGATCGGCAGCGCCTTGAAAACCTTGCCGGACGACCGCGCCCCAACGGCGAGCGACTGGAAGATCCTCTCGGCGCAGTGGAGCCGCGAGCTGGATCAGCGCATCAACCAGTTGATAGCGCTGCGCGATCGACTCAACGGCTGCATCGGCTGCGGTTGCCTGTCGATGGAAGGTTGCCCGCTGCGCAACCAAGGCGATGTGTTGGGCAAGCGCGGGCCGGGAGCGCATCTGCTGGACGCGCCGTGA
- a CDS encoding antibiotic biosynthesis monooxygenase, with protein MQSPRNNQSFTQLMEFDIEPQWQQALVTALSEQTERLARGQAGFLSASIQVSEDGRRVLNYLHWQNREAGEAAFQSFERGEQDFWRLIQAHRAKAVTFGSFQVLRNIERSADNALHCQLVG; from the coding sequence ATGCAATCACCAAGGAACAATCAGAGTTTTACCCAGTTGATGGAGTTCGACATCGAACCTCAATGGCAACAGGCGCTGGTGACGGCCCTGTCAGAACAGACCGAGCGCCTGGCACGGGGGCAAGCGGGATTTCTGAGTGCCAGTATCCAGGTCAGCGAGGACGGACGACGGGTTCTCAACTATTTGCATTGGCAAAACCGTGAGGCGGGCGAAGCGGCGTTTCAGAGTTTCGAGCGCGGTGAGCAGGATTTCTGGCGGCTGATCCAGGCCCATAGGGCCAAGGCCGTGACATTCGGCTCGTTCCAGGTGTTGCGTAACATCGAGCGCAGTGCCGACAACGCGCTGCATTGCCAGTTGGTCGGTTAA
- a CDS encoding LysE family translocator, translated as MTLSLDLLLGFALFALVTSITPGPNNTMLLASGVNFGFNRTIPHMLGITCGFFSLVLAVGLGLGAVFQTYPLLYTVLRYVGASYLLYLAWKIAHSGPVSESRPGDSTPISYWGAAAFQWVNPKAWIMAIGAISTYTPLQGYFFNVVVIAAVFALINLPSVSLWVVCGSLLRNLLRDRRWLRLFNWGMALLLVASLYPLLLESIG; from the coding sequence ATGACCCTTTCGCTAGACCTGTTGCTGGGCTTCGCCCTGTTTGCCCTGGTGACCTCGATCACCCCCGGTCCCAACAACACCATGTTGCTGGCCTCGGGCGTCAACTTCGGTTTCAACCGCACCATTCCTCACATGCTGGGCATCACCTGCGGCTTCTTTTCCCTGGTGCTGGCGGTGGGCCTTGGCCTGGGCGCGGTGTTCCAGACCTATCCTCTGCTCTACACCGTGCTGCGCTACGTAGGTGCGAGCTACCTGTTGTACCTGGCGTGGAAAATCGCCCACTCCGGGCCGGTCTCTGAGAGCCGGCCAGGGGATAGCACGCCCATCAGCTATTGGGGGGCGGCGGCGTTTCAGTGGGTCAATCCCAAGGCCTGGATCATGGCCATCGGAGCCATCAGCACCTACACGCCGCTTCAAGGTTATTTCTTCAATGTGGTGGTTATCGCCGCGGTGTTTGCCCTGATCAACCTGCCGAGCGTAAGCCTGTGGGTGGTGTGCGGCAGCCTGTTGCGCAATCTTTTGCGTGATCGTCGCTGGCTGCGCCTGTTCAACTGGGGGATGGCGCTATTATTGGTTGCCTCGCTATATCCGTTGCTACTCGAAAGCATCGGCTGA